The window GGGCGCTGAGCAACGCATCCTGCAGGTCCCGGAGCCCGTAGCCGTGCTCAGCGGCCAGGGGCCATAGTTTTTCCACCCCCAGTTCGTAAAACTGGGGCAGCAGTTGCGCCTCCAGCTCGGGGCTGTCCACCTTGTTGACCAGATAATAGGTCGGCTTGTCGGTACGGCGGAGCAGGGCGGCGATCTCATGGTCCGCGGTGGTCAGCCCTTCCCGGCCGTCGAGAATAAAGAGAAGCACGTCGGCCTCGTTGATCGCCTGCATGGTCTGTTCTTGGATATGACCGGCCAGGGAGTCTTCCGCGCCGTCCGGATCGAGCCCCCCGGTATCGATCAGGATGAACTGCCGCTCGTCCCATACCACCCGGTCATAATGCCGGTCCCGGGTCACCCCGGGGGTCGGATCGACAATGGCCTGCCGGGAGCGGGTTATCCGGTTGAACAGGGTGGACTTGCCCACATTGGGACGGCCGATCAGGGCGACGATGGTACTGGCCTGGTCAGGGGCGGAGGATGACATGGGATATGAATATATAATTAAGAATTAAGAATGTAGAATTAAGAATCAAGAATCAAGAATATCGAACCGCGGAAGTATCAAGAGGTGACAAGACGTCTCTGTTCTTAATTTTACATTCGCGTTATCCCGCCGGCCGGCCCAACTGGGTCAGGCAGAAGGCGGACAGCTGACGCAGACAAGGATAGTCGGCCCCTGTTGTCATTGCAAGTTGTTCGTACAGGGACTTTACCGCCGGTTTGAGATAGGGGCGGAAGAATTTTTTGTGTTTCTCCCGGCAAAGAAAGGCAAAGGCGCCGATGATCTGCAGGTTGCGTTGCAGGGCAAGCTGGGCATAGTCCCGGCGAAACCTTTGCCGGTCGATGTCCAGTCGCTCTTCGAGCAGGTCGAGATAGTATTCCCGCAGCCTTTTCTGCAGGAATCCGTCCAGGGCCACGTAGGGGTCCAGGAGCAGGGAGGCGAGATCATAGGGTAACGGTCCTAATCGTCCGCCCTGGAAGTCGATCACCCGGATCCGGTTGTCAAGGACCATCAGGTTGCGGGACTGGAAGTCGCGGTGCAGGAAAAAACCAGCCGGGCTGCCGGCGCCCCTGGCGGCAAGGCGCTGGAACTCCCTGTCAAGCCCCTTGGGCAGTTTCTTCAGTCCCAGGTCGTTTTTGCAGAATGCCTCAAGGAAATAGCCGGATTCCCGGGTGAGCATCAATTCCTTGTCATAGCGCACCGTGTCCCAGCACCAGCCGGGATCGAACCCCTGACAGCCGCTGAGCTGCATATGGACAAGCACCTCAATGGCCTGTCGATAAAGCGCCAGCCGTTCTTCGGGCGAGGCCAGGGCCGCGGCATCCTGGAGCAGGACGGTGCCGAGGTCCTCGCAGAGCAGGGCCCCTGACCCGGGGTCAAATGCAAGGATCTCCGGCACTGGTACACCGCGTTGGAACAGGTGGATGCCGATCCGGTGAGCGGCCCGGGCCTCGGCCATGCTTTTTTCATCCGGTCCGGGCAGAATTGCAACCAGAGTGGCGCCGTCCCGGAAGGTCAGGCGAAAGAAATGCCGGTCCGAGCCGTCGCCGGCCATGGGTTGCACGGCGCAACAATCATCCGTTGTCCGGTCCATCTGCAACAGGCAGGTTATTACGGCTTCGGGCAGGTCAGGGGGTTCCAGCTGTTCAAGGTGCATGGGGTGCGTCGGGCTGGGAGCATCGGCGGTTACAGACAGTATTGTCCGGCCAACCGGTTGCTGCTCTTGGTTTCAAATCTGGGACAAGGTCCGACCTTTTACAGTATTTCGCGATTACTGTCAAGCCTCCGGGGGGACGGCCGGTAAAGCCGCATCGGGGATGATCGCCTTGGCAAGCACCATGTTGGCTGGAACATTTCCGTTCTCCCAGACCACACATCCGCTCAGTTCGGCATTGGCACCGATCCGGGCGTTTGCGCCGATAAAAACCCAGTTGCGCAGCCTTACCCCCGGGCCCAGGTCAACGCCCGGGGCGCAGTGGAGCGGGCCCTGGGCAACGATTCCGGCAAGCTCGGCACAGGCCGGGATATTTCCCTTTAACAGGCCGCGGTTAAGGGCCAGGTAATCGGGTATGGTGCCGATGTCGGTCCAGAAGTGGCCGCTTACCACCTCGGCCCGGATTGTGGTCCCGGATTTCAGAATATCCCGGTACCGGTCGATGATATCGGCGAAACCGGTTGCCGGGATCGGCCGGAGAAGCTCGGGGTTGAGAACATGGATCCCGGTAAATGCCAGCCGGCGCATGTTGCCGGCAACCCCTGTGTCCGGCCGGGCAAAACCATGGACATTCCCCTGGCGCACCAGCACCGAGTTGAACCGGGGAAAGTCGTGGAGCACCATGGTCACCTCGGCGCCGCTTTGGCAGTGACGCCGGTAAATATCGCCCAGGTCAAGATCATGATAAATATCACCGTTCACCACCAGCAGCGGCTCCGGGCCGAGACGGGCAAGGGCCAGCCGCAGGCCGCCGCCGATGCCGAGAATTTTTTCTTCTTCCTGGAGAACGATGCCGGCCCGGCCCGTAACCGCGGCCCGGATCTGTTCCTTGAGATGATGGGCATTGACCAGGATGGTGGCGGCGCCGGCCCGGCGCAGGGCGCCGATGGTCAGATCAAGCAGGGGAATGCCCAGTATCGGCAGCAGGGGCTTGGGCCTGAGCAGGGTATAGGGGCGCAGCCTGGTCCCGAGACCGGCCGCCGGAATCATCGCCTGCATATGCGGTTAACCGTTTGAATCGTTTCAAGCTGACCGGTCATCGGGTGTATCGTGACCAGCACTGTTTCAGCGGGCCAGTGCTTGGCCCAGGAGTTTCAACTCGTCGAAGTAGCGGCCCACCTCCTCGGGCCGGTGGGCATCGGAGCCGGCGGTGAGCGGGATGGATCGTTTGACCACCTCCCTGAGCAGGGCCACGGACGGGAAGGGCTCGTTTCTGATCGGATAGCCGGAGGTGTTCACCTCCACGGCCATTTTCTTTGCGGCAACCGCGTCCAGGAGTTCACCGATCAGTGGTTGATGCTCGTCGGTAAAGGAAACGCCGGGCACATAGCGGAGCATGGCGTCGAAATGACAGAGCACCGTGCCCGGCAACTCCAGAACCGCCTGGCGCAGGGTGCGGAGATAGGCGCTGATCACGGCTTCGGGACCCGCGGCCCGCAGGGCCTTGATATTGCTCTGCTGGTGGCTCACCAGGTTGAGATGGCGGCCCCGGGCCTGGAGGAAGTGGTAGGAGATGCCGATCCGGTCCCAGGGATGGGCAGCCAGCCGGTCCCGGATCCTTGCCCCGCAGCGGGGGTTGTAGCCCACCTCCACCCCGAGGCCGATCTCGATCCGGTGCCGGTATTTTTTCTGCAGCCGTTCCCCCTCCTGGAAGTATCCGTCAAAATCCCGGTCCGTGAGCCAGGTGGTCTCAAAATAGCTGATCCCTTCCTCCAGGTGTTCGAGAAAGATGATCCGGGCCAGCCCCCTGGCCACGGCGGATTGCACGTACTCCTCCATCGTGCCCCGGGCGTGGTGGCAGAGGCGGGTGTGGACATGGCCGTCAACGCTGGTATCGATCAACATCTGGATTATCAGGTTAAGAGGTTTACGGTTTAACGGGGCGCAACCAATCCGGTAGATCCTTACTACTGTGTTACCCGGATAGTTGCAAGATCGGCGATGCCCCTGGTCCTGTTTTTTTATGGGTGAATATTGCAATTAGGTTGGACCATGATTAGGGTGCCATGGTACAAAACAGCGGCCCGGCGTTTTTAACCGATGAAAGGCAATCAAGGCAAACAAGAAAGGACAAGGATAATGAGTAAAGCCAGCAACCACGGCAGGGAGAAGACCCTTTTCGGCACAGAGACCAACCCCAGCAAGGTCCTGCCGAGCAAATATACCCTGAAAGACAAGATCAAGTTTCGTTGTCATCCCGGTGTTCCCTGTTTCACCCAGTGCTGCCGGAATATCAAAATCGTGCTCACCCCATACGACATCCTCATGCTCCGCCGCCGGCTGAACATGGATGCCGCCGAATTTATCCATACCTATGCCGAGCCCACCTATCTGCAGAAGACTGATTTCCCCGGGGTGATCATTAAAATGAACGAGCAGGGGATCTGTCCGTTTCTCGAATCCGAGACCAGGGGCTGCAGCGTCTACACCGACCGGCCCACGGCCTGCCGCTACTACCCGGTGGGGATGGCCAACTTCCACGAGGGCACCCAGGATGAGCAGGAAGAGGAGCAGTTCTACTTCATCGTCAAGGAGGACCATTGCCAGGGGTTTGCAGAGGACCGGACCTGGACCATCCGCGACTGGCGGGAGGACCAGGGGGTTGACTTGAGAGACAAGATGAACAAGGGCTGGATGGAGATTGTCATGCGGCGCAAGTCATTCGGCTTTCAGGCGACCTTGAGCGAGCAGGCCAAGCGGATGTTCTTCATGGCCAGCACTGATATCGACCAGTTGCGCAAGTTCATCTTCGAGACCTCGTTTCTTGACAACTACGAGGTGGACCGGGAGACCCTGGATACGATCAGGGAAGATGACGTGGAACTGATCCTCTGGTCCTACAAGCTGCTCGCCTCCATGCTTTTCGGCACCAATGATGTCAAGGTCAAGGAGGAGAAACTCAAGGCCAAGGTCGAGGAGCTGAAAAGGAGTCACGAGGAAAAGGGCCGGGCCATGGAGGAGAAGGCCGAGGCCGAGTGGCGGGATCTCAGGCAGGAATTTGAAAGGAAACAGGCGGCCAAGGGCAAGTAAACCCGGATTGCGGGCAAATAAAAAAACGGGTGGCGGAATTTCCGCCACCCGTTTTTTTTGTTTGGGATCAGTTTAACCGACCAATTGAAATTAATCCTGGCCCGGCTCCAGGGCCTTGGCCCGGCCTTCCAGGAACTTCCAACCCTTTTCCACGTCCTTCTGCACCAGGGCCATCAACTCGTCGACCATTGCCGGGTTGGTCATCTTCAGGGCCCGGTAGCGGTTCTCGTTCAAGGCATACTCGGCAAAGGGAATCGACGGCGCCTTGGAATCGATGTGGAGCGGGTTCTTGTCCGTCTCTTCCAGTTCGGGATTGTAGCGGTAAAGGGGCCAGTGTCCGCATTTAACCGCCAGCTTCTGCTGCTCCAGGCCCTTGGCCAGGTTGAGGCCGTGGTTGATGCAGTGGGCATAGGCGATGATCAGCGACGGTCCGTCATAGGCCTCGGCCTCGGCAAAGGCCCGGGCCACCTGGCCGGGATTGGCGCCCATGCTCACCTTGGCCACATAGACATTGCCGTAGGTGGAAAAGATCATGCCGATATCCTTTTTCGGCATCCGCTTGCCGCCAGCGGCAAACTGGGCCGTGGCCGCGCGCGGGGTCGACTTGGACATCTGGCCGCCGGTGTTGGAGTAGACCTCGGTGTCCAGGATCAGGACATTGACGTTCTCGCCCGAGGCAAGCACATGGTCCAGGCCGCCGTAGCCGATATCGTAGGCCCAGCCGTCGCCGCCGATGATCCAGACCGATTTCTTGACCAGGTAATCAGCCACCGGCAGCAGCCGTTTGGCAATGACATTGTCGCTGCCTTTGAGCTTGGCTTTCAGCTTGGCCACCCGGTCGCGCTGGGCCTCGATCTCCTGCTGGCTCTTCTGCGGGGCGGAAATCAGGTCGCCTGCCATCTTCCTGGTGATCAGCTTGGCTGCCACCGCCTGGTCGAGCAACTCCACTGCCTGGGCGCTCAGTTTGTTCACCGAGGCGCGCATCCCGAGACCGAACTCGGCATTGTCCTCAAACAGCGAGTTGGCCCAGGCCGGGCCCCGTCCGTCGCCCCGCTTGCAGTAGGGGGTGGTGGGCAGGTTGCCGCTGTAGATCGAGGAGCAGCCGGTGGCATTGGCCACCAGCATCCGGTCGCCGAACATCTGGCTGGCCAGCTTGATATAGGGGGTCTCGCCGCAGCCGGCGCAGGCCCCGGAGAACTCGAACAGCGGTCGCAGCAGCTGGCTGCCCTTGACCGTGGCCGGGTTGATCTCGGTGGGATCGATCTCCGGCAGATTGAGGAAGTATTTTACGTTTCTGGCCTCGACCTTGCCGAGGGCCTCGGTATTGGCAACCATCTGCAGGGCCTTTTTCTTGGCCGGGCAGGTGTTGAGGCACAGGGTGCAGCCGCAGCAGTCCTCGGTAAAGACCTGGATGGTCGCCTGGCGGCCGCTGAACTTCTTGCCCACCGCCTTGACGCTCTTGAACGACCTGGGCGCCCGCTTCAGATCACTGTCCTTGACGATCTTCAGCCGGATGGCGGCATGGGGGCAGACCATGGAACATTGACCGCACTGGATGCAGTTCTCCGGCAGCCATTCGGGCACGGAAACCGCGATATTGCGTTTTTCGTACTGGGTGGTGGCAGTGGGCCAGGTGCCGTCGTCCGGCATCTGGGAGACCTTGATCTCCTCGCCCTTGCCCTCGATCATCTTGGCAGTGACCTGCTTGACAAAGTCCGGGGCGTCCTCGGGGACCACCGGCGGCATCTGGTGACCGCTGATCCTGGCAGGCACCTTGACCGCGACGATATTGCTCACCGCGCCGTCCACCGCGTCGTAGTTCATCTGCACGACCTTGTCACCCTTCTTGCCATAGGTCTTCTTGATCGCGTCCTTGATCGCCTTGATCGCCTCGGCCTTGGTCAGGATGCCGGAGATCAGGAAGAAGGCGGTCTGCATGATCATATTGATCCGGGCGCCGAGACCCAGGGCCTGGCCCAGGCTGATGGCGTCGATGATGTAGAACTTGGCCTTCTTGTCGATCAACTGCTGCTGGACCTTGGCGGGCAGGTGTTTCCAGATCTGCTTCTTGTCAAAGGTGGTGGTCAGGAGGAAGGTGCCGTTGTCCTCCAGGTTGGCCAGCATGTCATACTTGTCCAGGAAGGAGAAGTTGTGGCAGGCGATGAAGTTGGCCTTGTTGATCAGGTAGGGCGCCACCACCGGGTTCTTGCCGAAGCGGAGATGGCTGGTGGTGATCGAGCCGGACTTCTTGGAGTCGTAGACAAAATAGCCCTGGGCGTTGTTATCGGTCTCTGTGCCGATAATCTTGATGGTGTTCTTGTTGGCGCCCACGGTGCCGTCCGAGCCCAGGCCGTAGAACATGGCCCGGTAGACCTCGTCGCCCTCGATACTGAAGGATTTGTCATAGTCCAGGCTGGTAAAGGCCACATCGTCGGCAGGTCCGACACAGAAATGGTTCTTCGGGGCCCAGGCGGTCATGTTGTCGAACACCGCCTTGACCATGGCCGGGGTGAACTCGGCCGAGCCGAGGCCGTAGCGGCCGCTCAGGATGATCGGCTGGCCGGCCGTCCGGTTGGCCTCGGCCGTCTCGCCGACCGCGGCGCGGACGTCGAGATACAGGGGGTCGCCGGTGGAACCCGGCTCCTTGGTGCGGTCGAGCACGGTGATCCGCTTGACCGAGGCCGGCATGGCGTTGACCATGGCCCTGGTATCAAAGGGCCGGAACAGACGGACGATGACCAGGCCGATCTTCCTGCCCTGGGAGGCCAGATAATCGACAGTGGCGGCAACGGTCTCGCAGCCGGAGCCCATCATCACCACGATATCCTCGGCATCAGGCGCGCCGTGGTAGTCAAACAGGTGATACTGCCGGCCGGTGAGTTCGGCGAACCGGTCCATGGTCTCCTGGATGATGCCGGGTACGGCGTTGTAGTACTTGTTCACCGTTTCCCGGCCGATAAAGTAGACGTCCGGGTTCTGGGCCGTACCGCGGATGGTCGGCCGGTCCGGGGTCAGGGCCCGTTGACGGTGGGCCGCGATCAGCTCCTCGTCAATGATCGCCGCCATGTCCTCATTGGTGAGTTGCTCGATCTTCTGGATCTCGTGGGAGGTCCGGAAGCCGTCAAAGAAATGGAGAAAGGGGATGCGGGATTTGAGCGAGGCCTGGGTGGAGATCAGGGCCATGTCCTGGCACTCCTGGACGTTCCGGGAACAGAGCATGCCCCAGCCGGTCTGGCGGACCGCCATCACGTCGCTGTGATCGCCGAAGATCGACAGTCCCTGGCAGGCAATCGACCGGGCGGTGATATGGAACACGGTCGGGGTCAGCTCGCCGGCGATTTTGTACATATTGGGGAGCATCAGCAGCAGGCCCTGGGAGGCGGTGAAGGTGGTGCATAAAACACCGGTTGCCAGGGAGCCGTGCAACGACCCGGCCACCCCGCCTTCGGACTGCATCTGGGTGACCACCGGCACCGAGCCCCAGATGTTCTTCTGACCGGCAGCGGCCTTGACATCGGACTCGGCCGCCATCGGGGTGGAGGGGGTGATCGGGTAAATGGTGATGACTTCGCTGGTTGCGTAGGCCACATGGGTACAGGCCTGGTTACCGTCAATGGTTACCATCTTACGGGACATGGACGTTCTCCTTAAAGGCTGAAGTTATCAAGATGTGTTTTTCCGCGGCAGGTTGGTCAAATCGTCTTGGCCGTGGAAAAGTATTGTGAAATTTTCTTCTAAATCCTCGTGCAGGGCGGCAAGATCCGCCACCTTGCTGATATCGATCCGGATCGAGACCTTCTTTTTTCCGGCACCACTGTCATAGGAGGTCTGGACGCTGACTATCCGGGCCTTGTGGTCGCGCATGATGGTGATGCCGGCGGTGACCGCGCCGGGCGAGTCGGGCAGTTCCAGGACATAGTTATAGGTGCCGTCCTTGATCCCGGAGCTGTTCAGGAAGCCGAGAATGACATCGGTTTCGCTTAAAATGCCGGCAAGATGCCTGGCCTCATCCACCACCAGGATACCGGAGATCTTGTTCTCAAGCATGACAATGGCCGCTTTTTCCAGGGATTCGTCCCCCTGCATGCAGATCGGGTCCGCGGTCATCACATCCTTGACCTTCATCTCGGAGAGCAGATAGTACATCTCGTGGATATCCAGGGAATTGGTCTTGGAGGGCGAGGCATCCTTCAGATCCCGGTCGGTGATGATACCGACCAGCTTGCCGTGACTGAGTACGGGAAGGCGGCGGACGCTGTTCTCTTTCATTATCCGGGAGGCGCGCATGACCGAGGTGTTTTCGTCCACTGTCAGGATATCCTTTGCCATCCAGTCTTTGATCAGCATGGTGGTTCTCCTTCTCGGCGAGAATGGGAAAAATTCATATTATAAACAACAGGGGTCATTAACGGTAAAAAAAATTACTGAGTTTATAAAATATTCCCGGCAAACACGCAAGGTTTTGTGGACAAAGGCTGCAAGAAGGGCGGAAAAATTTGGTCGCGGTCTTGTTCTCCGGGCTTCCGTCGGCCGGGCCGGCATGGTATGCTAACGGCTTTTTAGCCTCCTCCGGCAGTGGTGTTGGCGGGGCATGACCCTTTTTGAACAAAAAACGAGCATAAAAAATGTTTCCAGGCCCGGTTGGCGAAAGATCACTGGCAGCACTTTTCGCCGCGCTCGACAATGAGGAGCGGTTCGCCCTGTTCGAAACCACCCGGATCTCCGGGCCGGAACACCGGACCCTGCTTTTTCGCCGGCCGGTGGACTGTCTGACCTGCCGGTCGGGCGACGATGTAAGGGAATTTTTTACCCGGGCCGAGGAAATGCTGGCCCAGGGATATTATCTGGCCGGCTGGTTTGCCTACGAATTCGGCTATCTTCTGGAGCCGGCCCTGGCCGCGGCGGCCTGGGATCATGGTGACGGTGACCGGGTCCTGGCGGAACTGGGCGTCTATAACGGCCCCCATGTCCTTGATAATGTCAGCGGGGAATTCTCCGGCGCCGGCCCCTGGCCCGCCACGGAACCGGATTTGACCGCGGATTGTTCCTTTAGCGTGACCAACCTGGGGCCGACCCAGGAGCAGCAGACCTACCTTGAACGGATCCGGACGATCAAGGAGTATATTGCTGCCGGTGATACCTACCAGGTCAACTATACCATTAAACTCTGTTTTGATTTCGCCGGCTCGGCAGCAGCCCTGTACCGCAGCCTGCGCCGCAACCAGAGCGTGTCCTATGGGGCATATCTCAAAGGGGGCGAGCAGCGGATCCTCTCCTTTTCGCCGGAACTCTTTTTTCGCAAGCAGGGCGGCACGCTGACCGTGCGGCCGATGAAGGGCACGGTCCGCCGGGGCCGGACCATTGACGAGGATGCGGAGATGAGGCGGTTCCTGCGCGAGGACATCAAGAACCGGAGCGAGAACGTGATGATCGTTGACCTGTTGCGCAACGATCTCGGCCGTCTGAGCCCGGTAGGCGGCGGCAACGGGGTGCGGGTGCGCTCGCTCTTTGAGGTGGAGACCTACGAGACCCTGCACCAGATGACCTCCACGGTGGAGGCAACGGTGGCGCCGGAGCTTCCGCTCAAGCAGATGTTTGAGGCGCTTTTCCCCTGCGGCTCGGTCACCGGCGCCCCCAAGATCCGCACCATGGAGATCATCCGCGAACTGGAAAGCGGACCCCGGGGGGTCTATACCGGGGCTGTTGGTTATATTACCCCGGACCGGGACGCGGTGTTCAACGTACCGATCCGTACCCTGGTGATCAACGGTTCCCAGGGGGAGATGGGCATCGGCTCCGGCATTGTCTGGGATTCCGACCCGCCCCGGGAGTGGGAGGAATGTTGTCTCAAGGGTGATTTCCTGACCAGGCCGTTACCGGAGTTCCAGTTGATCGAGACCCTGCTCTGGCGGCCCGGGTCCGGGTACTGGCTGCTGGATCTCCACCTGGAGCGGTTGACCGCCTCGGCCGAATACCTTGGTTTTTATCTGGAGCTGGAAAAGGTCTGTAAAGAGCTGCAAGGGGCGGCTGAAGGGTTTGTCAACCAGGGGGCCGGCCGCCAGCGGGTCCGGCTGACCCTGGCCAAGGACGGCGGGGTAACGATTACCAGCAGCCGATTGACCCCGGCCAACGCAGAGCCGCTGGCAGGCGGCGATCTGCCCCGGGTCTGTTTTTCGGAAGAACCGGTGCACTCCACCTCTCCCTATCTCTATCACAAGACCACCCGGCGTGGGTTTTATGAACAGGAACTGAAAAAGGCGATAGCAGCAGGCTGTTTTGAGGTGCTGTTCGTCAACCAGCGCGACCAGGTCACCGAGGGCAGCTTTACCAACCTGTTTATTGAAAAGGATGGGTTTTTCTTAACGCCACCGGTCTCTGCCGGACTCCTGAACGGGGTGTTCCGCCGTCATTTCCTTGCTGACAAGCCGGAAAAGGTCCGGGAGGCAATCCTCTATCGCCAGGACCTGGAGCAGGCCGATGCGATCTATGTGGCCAATTCGGTGCGCGGCCTGGTCAGGGTGGTTTTAAATCATAAATGCAGAATGCAGAATGAAGAATCATGAACCGCAGAAGTGGAAATAACAAACATTTCCAATCCACTTCCGTCCTCTGTCTTCCGTCCTCTGTCCTCCGCTTGCCCGCCGTAGCCTTGGCGAAGGCGGGTCCTCCGCCCCTCTAACCCAGCCGGATCTCCAGCGGGATGGCGTGCAGATCCCGGCTCCTGGCGCGGGTGTGGCCCAGGCTCCATTGGGTACAGCTCTGCTCGCCGGCCAGGCGGGCGCAGATCTGTTCGACCACCCCTTTTATATTGATCAGCGGGTGGCGGGCAAAGACATCGGGCAGGCCGTAGGTGAGGTTGCAGGCCAGACATTTGCCGGGCCGCTCCCTGAGTTGGAGTTCGAAGCGGAGCAGATTATTGTCATGGTCGTGACCGAGATAGGCCAGGGCTATGTCATAGGACCCTTCGTTAACGTCGCCGTACAGGGCCTCGAAAAAACGGTCGGCCCGGTCGGCCGGCATGAGCTCTTGTAATATCTCTTCTGGAAACAGGTTGCCAAAGGGGTCGGAGTTACTCATTGTATATCCTCTGCAAAAATGGTGAAAATAGAAAAAATCCTCCTGCGTTTGAAGTGGAAAGATTTCTTCCAGAGGGGGCATTATTACCCGGAACAGGGCAGGAGGTCAATGGTTCGCGGGGTCCGGCCCCGGGGGGCCGCCTCGTTGCACAGGGGTTATCCTCTGTGGTATGGTGGCGGCCATGCAACAGAATCTTTTCCCAGGGGAACTCCCGCACACCCCGGTCACCGCAGAGCGAAAGGCCTGCCGGGTGGTCAGCCGGGCAGTGCTTAACGAGGCCCAGTATCAGGCGGTGACCAGCCCGGGCGGCCCGGTTCTGGTCATTGCCGGGGCTGGCAGCGGCAAGACCCGCACCCTGGTCTATCGGGTGGCCCACCTCCTGGAACAGGGGGTGGAGCCGGAGCGGATCCTGCTGTTGACCTTTACCCGCAAGTCGGCCCAGGAGATGCTTTCCCGGGCCAGCCTGCTCCTGGACAGTTCCTGTCAACGGGTTATCGGCGGCACCTTTCACGCCGTGGCCGGGATGCTGCTCAGACGCTACGGCTATCACCTCGGCTATCCGGCCAACTTCACCATCATCGACCGGGCCGATGCCGAGGGGATCATCAATATTCTTAAGTCGTCGCTGGCCTTGAGCGGGGCTGGCAAGCGCTTTCCCTTCAAGCGGATCATCGTCAACCTGATCAGCAAATCGGTGAACACGTCCATGAACCTGGACGACCTGATCTATGACGAGTATTCCCACCTGGACGAGTTTGTCGAGGATATTCTCCGGCTCCGCAAGCATTACCAGGACTTTAAGCTGGAACACGGGCTGATGGACTACGACGATCTGCTGGTCAACTGGCAACGGATACTGAAGGATATTCCCGGGGTGCGCGAGGAGATTGCCGGCCGTTATGATCATATCCTGGTGGACGAGTACCAGGATACCAACTCCATCCAGGCCGAGATAGTCCTTTGCCTTGGCCGGGACCACACCAACGTGATGGCGGTGGGGGACGATTCCCAGTCCATCTATAGTTTTCGCGGCGCTGATTTCAACAACATCATGGGATTCCCCCGGCTTTTCCCGGGCACCAGGGTGATCACCCTGGAGGAGAACTACCGGAGCACCCAGCAGATCCTTGACCTGACCAACGCGGTTATCTCCCGGGCGGAGCGGAAATATACCAAGGCCCTGTTCTCCCGGATCAAGGGCGGAAACCGGCCGGTGGTCTTCGCGGCCCGGGACGCGGCCGAGGAGGCCGGCTTCGTGGTCCGCGAGATCCTGGCCCTGCAGGAGCAGGGCGTGGCCATGAACGAGATTGCCGTGCTTTTCCGCTCCGGTTTCCATTC of the Desulfobacterales bacterium genome contains:
- a CDS encoding CBS and ACT domain-containing protein, coding for MLIKDWMAKDILTVDENTSVMRASRIMKENSVRRLPVLSHGKLVGIITDRDLKDASPSKTNSLDIHEMYYLLSEMKVKDVMTADPICMQGDESLEKAAIVMLENKISGILVVDEARHLAGILSETDVILGFLNSSGIKDGTYNYVLELPDSPGAVTAGITIMRDHKARIVSVQTSYDSGAGKKKVSIRIDISKVADLAALHEDLEENFTILFHGQDDLTNLPRKNTS
- the pabB gene encoding aminodeoxychorismate synthase component I; its protein translation is MFPGPVGERSLAALFAALDNEERFALFETTRISGPEHRTLLFRRPVDCLTCRSGDDVREFFTRAEEMLAQGYYLAGWFAYEFGYLLEPALAAAAWDHGDGDRVLAELGVYNGPHVLDNVSGEFSGAGPWPATEPDLTADCSFSVTNLGPTQEQQTYLERIRTIKEYIAAGDTYQVNYTIKLCFDFAGSAAALYRSLRRNQSVSYGAYLKGGEQRILSFSPELFFRKQGGTLTVRPMKGTVRRGRTIDEDAEMRRFLREDIKNRSENVMIVDLLRNDLGRLSPVGGGNGVRVRSLFEVETYETLHQMTSTVEATVAPELPLKQMFEALFPCGSVTGAPKIRTMEIIRELESGPRGVYTGAVGYITPDRDAVFNVPIRTLVINGSQGEMGIGSGIVWDSDPPREWEECCLKGDFLTRPLPEFQLIETLLWRPGSGYWLLDLHLERLTASAEYLGFYLELEKVCKELQGAAEGFVNQGAGRQRVRLTLAKDGGVTITSSRLTPANAEPLAGGDLPRVCFSEEPVHSTSPYLYHKTTRRGFYEQELKKAIAAGCFEVLFVNQRDQVTEGSFTNLFIEKDGFFLTPPVSAGLLNGVFRRHFLADKPEKVREAILYRQDLEQADAIYVANSVRGLVRVVLNHKCRMQNEES
- a CDS encoding pancreas/duodenum homeobox protein 1, whose product is MSNSDPFGNLFPEEILQELMPADRADRFFEALYGDVNEGSYDIALAYLGHDHDNNLLRFELQLRERPGKCLACNLTYGLPDVFARHPLINIKGVVEQICARLAGEQSCTQWSLGHTRARSRDLHAIPLEIRLG
- a CDS encoding ATP-dependent helicase, with product MQQNLFPGELPHTPVTAERKACRVVSRAVLNEAQYQAVTSPGGPVLVIAGAGSGKTRTLVYRVAHLLEQGVEPERILLLTFTRKSAQEMLSRASLLLDSSCQRVIGGTFHAVAGMLLRRYGYHLGYPANFTIIDRADAEGIINILKSSLALSGAGKRFPFKRIIVNLISKSVNTSMNLDDLIYDEYSHLDEFVEDILRLRKHYQDFKLEHGLMDYDDLLVNWQRILKDIPGVREEIAGRYDHILVDEYQDTNSIQAEIVLCLGRDHTNVMAVGDDSQSIYSFRGADFNNIMGFPRLFPGTRVITLEENYRSTQQILDLTNAVISRAERKYTKALFSRIKGGNRPVVFAARDAAEEAGFVVREILALQEQGVAMNEIAVLFRSGFHSYKLEIELTAHRIGFEKRGGLKLTESAHIKDMLSFFRVLANPRDHLSWNRLLLLIEKIGPRTARKILAVMKRSDEPVAALSTYPAQGKGREGLLALAGLFIDLLGPELTPAARFDLVFDYYRPIFERVYQDDYPRRSKDIDQLKTIVSEYEDLEALVADTALDPPEPAGGALSGPDCLVLSTVHSAKGLEWDTVFIINLAEGQFPSSRVMPGPQLEEERRLLYVAATRAKQRLFCSYPRQVMSPDRKFSMATLTRFLAELDGGLFSSRTSAAPGLATAGPGQGIYRPRTAAPPSRPGSKLTMDQLVAGTRVRHPFFGPGRVETVIGSRSVNVLFDRHGQKTLHLDYARLELIK